One Salvia splendens isolate huo1 chromosome 22, SspV2, whole genome shotgun sequence DNA segment encodes these proteins:
- the LOC121787980 gene encoding putative late blight resistance protein homolog R1A-10 isoform X2, translated as MDEKEKLDVISIIGMPGLGKTTLAWKIFENEQICFEFPIRIWVYVSQRFNSRDVFLNILRKFTSNDMSGLSDEELAQSVRVCLSKEKFLLVMDDVWSPEDWQVIKTVLPSSNKLSKVMITSRLKTVGERAKVGHFTEPHNLRFFKLEESWELLQLEVFGNEEGCYTDQYRELVDIGMKIAAQCHGVPLTVVVVGGILVDLFVKTHVSHLLKKFWDDVSDNVSKFAQNNEEKRISEAVELSYKTLPDHLRECFLYMAVFPEEHVIPAWMLTRMWIAEGFVLPKQGSLEEAAEQNLSDLVGRNLLMLDHKNLMGEIKTCRVHDMIREFCKNIAVEQKLFQEIRKNKGVFEPPVSEVQKFHRLCFHSDLPTFFSKKPKGPHVRSFLCFYKEPVNLEDKYLPSIPDAFELLRVLESISIRFRQFPAKVTKLIHLRYVTLYIEEFSILPEPLSQLWNLQTLIVETKSRSITMKANIWKMYRLRHLKLKAAIVLDPKWNGEGGENLQTLSRLAPESYTTKVSERACNLIELGIRGKLATLFSDMSMENLGFLEKLKLMNDVPTDSEPLPRLPQSSSFPPNLKRLTLSKTFLDWKHMSTLAEIQSLEVLKLKENAFTGTSWNAAASVFENLLVLVIIDADIVLWVVSTDSFPRLSSVVLKNCDKLEHIPVELGQKLKFMEIERIHRSAVESAKRIEEVKREEEERRPKERVQFKLQIGPGCGRGPN; from the coding sequence ATGGATGAGAAGGAGAAGCTTGATGTCATCTCCATCATCGGTATGCCTGGCTTGGGGAAGACAACTCTGGCGTGGAAGATTTTTGAGAATGAACAGATCTGTTTTGAGTTCCCAATACGCATTTGGGTTTATGTTTCTCAAAGGTTCAACAGTCGGGATGTGTTTCTCAACATTCTGAGAAAATTCACTAGCAACGACATGTCTGGCCTTAGTGATGAGGAGTTAGCCCAGTCAGTTCGTGTGTGCCTGTCCAAAGAGAAATTCTTGTTGGTAATGGATGATGTGTGGAGCCCTGAGGACTGGCAAGTCATAAAAACTGTACTGCCTAGTAGCAATAAATTGAGTAAGGTCATGATCACGAGTCGTCTGAAAACTGTTGGTGAACGTGCTAAAGTTGGCCACTTCACGGAGCCCCACAATCTGCGTTTCTTCAAACTGGAGGAAAGTTGGGAACTGCTCCAATTGGAGGTATTTGGGAACGAAGAAGGTTGCTACACTGACCAGTACAGGGAGTTGGTAGACATTGGAATGAAAATAGCTGCCCAGTGTCATGGAGTGCCTTTGACAGTTGTGGTGGTTGGAGGCATTCTTGTAGATTTATTTGTCAAAACACATGTATCCCATCTTCTGAAAAAGTTTTGGGATGATGTGTCTGATAATGTGAGCAAGTTTGCGCAGAATAACGAGGAGAAGCGCATATCAGAAGCTGTTGAGTTGAGCTACAAAACATTGCCCGATCACTTAAGAGAATGCTTTCTCTATATGGCTGTGTTTCCTGAAGAACACGTGATCCCAGCTTGGATGCTGACACGCATGTGGATTGCAGAAGGATTCGTACTGCCTAAACAAGGAAGTTTGGAGGAAGCTGCAGAGCAAAATTTAAGTGATCTTGTCGGTAGGAACTTACTCATGCTTGATCATAAAAACCTAATGGGTGAAATAAAAACATGTCGTGTCCATGATATGATTCGTGAATTTTGCAAAAACATAGCTGTGGAGCAGAAGTTATTCCAAGAGATAAGGAAAAATAAGGGAGTATTTGAACCTCCTGTTTCTGAGGTCCAGAAGTTCCACCGTCTTTGTTTCCATTCCGATCTCCCCACATTCTTCTCTAAAAAACCAAAAGGTCCTCATGTTCGTTCCTTCTTATGTTTCTACAAGGAGCCTGTAAACTTGGAAGACAAATACCTACCATCAATTCCAGATGCCTTCGAGTTGCTCAGAGTTTTAGAGTCAATATCCATCAGATTCCGTCAATTTCCTGCAAAGGTGACCAAATTGATTCATTTGAGGTATGTCACTCTATATATTGAGGAATTCTCTATTCTTCCGGAGCCCCTCTCCCAGCTATGGAACCTACAAACTCTTATTGTGGAGACAAAGTCCCGTTCCATTACCATGAAGGCAAATATATGGAAGATGTATCGTCTGAGGCATCTCAAGTTGAAAGCAGCCATAGTCTTGGACCCAAAATGGAATGGTGAAGGTGGCGAAAACCTCCAAACACTCAGCAGATTGGCACCCGAATCTTACACAACAAAGGTTTCTGAAAGGGCCTGCAATCTCATTGAATTGGGAATTCGTGGTAAACTAGCCACTCTTTTTAGTGACATGTCCATGGAAAACTTGGGTTTTCTTGAAAAGCTGAAGCTGATGAATGATGTACCTACTGACTCTGAACCTCTCCCTCGCCTCCCTCAGTCAAGTTCCTTCCCTCCAAATCTCAAAAGGTTGACATTGTCGAAAACATTCCTTGATTGGAAGCATATGTCCACATTAGCTGAGATCCAAAGCTTGGAGGTCTTGAAGCTGAAAGAGAATGCATTCACTGGAACCTCCTGGAATGCTGCTGCTAGCGTTTTCGAAAATCTGCTAGTCTTGGTCATCATAGATGCAGATATAGTTTTGTGGGTGGTTTCAACTGACAGTTTTCCTCGTCTTAGCTCTGTTGTCCTTAAGAACTGTGACAAACTAGAACATATTCCAGTTGAGTTAGGCCAGAAGTTGAAGTTTATGGAGATTGAGCGCATTCACAGATCAGCAGTTGAATCAGCCAAGAGGATCGAGGAGGTAAAAAGGGAGGAGGAAGAGCGGAGACCCAAAGAGCGGGTTCAGTTCAAGCTCCAAATCGGCCCTGGATGTGGGAGGGGACCTAACTGA